The genomic window CTTTGTTAATGCGGAGGATGTGGATGCAAAGGAAAGGACAACAAATAGAATGGAAGATGCAGAAGAGGAGAAATGCATAGACAATGAAGATTCTTTTCGGGgtgataaaataattttctatattggaaataaaaaagtcttatttgataaaaaaaaaaaagaaaaaataatattccaTATGGATGAATTAGGAAAcatgaagaaaaataaatataaaaagataagtagcataaatagcaaaaatattttagtaaaaacATATGAGGAGGATGAATGGTCCGATGAGCAGGTCGACTTTTGTTATCTTAGagataataaacataaagaaaaaattgtattcaaaaagaataaaaatggaaaaggggaaaataaaataatatatcatcaTAATGAATTAACTAATAGTAAGGATAATTTCTCTTTATACAAAAGGAACGTTTTAAATGTGAAAGAAGTAAACTTGTATGACGATGATGAAGCTATTCTTTATTCTCTTAGACagaatgaaaagaaaagaaaaatgtggATAATTCGAACGCCCTCTGTTTCTTCAAACATTGAGGAAAaagaaggggaaaaaaaaaaaaatacaaatgtaaaaaagaatgtaaataaaaataaatattcaaataccagtaatcatatatataaatattcggGTAAACATGTTGATAAATATACGAACTCCTCAGAGAGTAGATCCAACTGCGGGAAGGACATACTTGCAGGACGTTTGGAACTGTACAAGAATATTAGTGgaataaatgaaatgaatcagttagatatatttacaacactcaaaaaaagaaaagagaaatTTTTAAGAGAGATATATCTTTTCAATAAAGAAGAAGCATTACCAATTAGAAAATACCCAAAAgctagaaaaataaaaagtcaTATTAAAGTGAGAAATGAGAAGGAGATAACTACAAAGGGATGGTTGAATGGACAGATTAGAGAAGAAGGGCAGGGCGAACGGAAGAAGCAGGAAAAAAGAGGTGGGCGAAGCAATTTAAACGAGCTGCACAAAATGAAGAATAAGGTCAAAAAGGTGATAAAAGATGCTACACCCCAAGGGGTTAACGATTATGAGGTGAGTAAAGCAgagaagaaaattataaaagaatctgttggggaaaaaaaaaaaaaaaaaaaaaaaaaagatgatatGATTAGTATAGAAGTTtcttctaaaaataaaacgaaaaaaaaatatataatgcttAAGGGGAAATGTTTAAAGGAAGAAAGGGAAGACGAACGATGGGGCAAATCAATGGAAAGTAATAGAACTGCAACACGTAACGGAGTTCCATCTAGCAACAACACTACAACTTGTGCTGAAACAAACAAACCGTATGAGAATCTCTATTTGGAAAAAGCGAATAAAAGTGCATCAATAACAAGCGATTACAtttctataaataaattagcATCTAATATTGAAGGGAATAGTAGAccagaaaattttattgaaaaagaaattaaagaaacaaataaaaaaattgaagatttcgtttttaatgaaaatttaaaaaatatatgtatcacGTCCCATACATTAGCCAAAAAGAACTCAAAAAATTGCATCCAGTACTTGACCCGCAATAAGAAGCTGCCTTTGCCTAATCTAACCCCGAGTAGCAAGCAGAACAGAGCTCGCGGCGTTAAGAAACCCTATGGAGGTAGTGACGTTGATAGGAGTAGTGTTAACAGTAACGGAGTTAACAACCATGATGTTGACTATCATAATGATGAATATCATAATGATGAATATCATAATGATGAATATCATAATGATGAATATCATAATGATGAATATCATAATGATGAATATCATAATGATGAATATCATAATGATGAATATCATAATGTTGACTATCATAATGATGAATATCATAATGATGAATATCATAATGATGGCGATAGTAGTGTGAAGTACCCTTTTCAAACGATATCTCGTTCTCCCAATAGGGAAAGGGCGAAGCGGAAAGACAGCCCTATGTCAAGGAGCAAGTCGAAACACgaaaaatatactaatattAACAACATGAACGGCAATAATATTTCTAGCATTAGTTCATACCATTTAGAGGAAAGTTCAActaaagaaaagaagaattttgaaaaaaaccCTCTAACGAATCAATCAAGTGTTCAACTGAACAATCGAATGTTAAGTGGTAGTTTATCTCAGTCAAGTCGTTACATGAAATCAAAGCAAAGGACTAGTGAGCAGGACAACCAAATAGAAAGCAGCGCCGAAGGgaaaattttgaaagaaAGAAATGAAATAGTGGAAAAAGACAAAAGTAAAGGAGGAGTTAAACAAATGGACACTGAGCAGGAAAAAAGGAGGGAATACCTTAGTAGAGGTTTCTCTGCTTGCACTCACATAGTTCTATGTAATAGgcataaaaaatggaaaatataaaattgaaCGTGCGTTATATTCTTATCGAAAAAGGggaatacaaaataaataccCGCACACGCGCTACACATCTGCTCATTACCCACCTTGCACATTGAATAACCTTTCGATTTCGATTTcgatttcttttctttcttttctttcttttctttcttttctttcttttctttattttctttattttctttatttttttttttagcggaaaaaaatataataacgaGAAAATGTACCATTTCTTTTGATTATTCAACCAGGAAATTAAGTATTACAAGAAAGAGAAAGATATTTGGAATAGACATAGACAAAATGGCAATTGAGGAAATACCAACTTATAGTGAAAAGGTAGCAATAGTACGATTGATAATCTTGGAAAAGAACTGTAAGACGCTTTTGATTGAAACTGATAATCTTACTGCTTTGCAATATTTAGGAGATGAAATTGGATGGAGGAACAAACAAAAAGGTAGTACCATACAACGAAAAGGgaattcgaaaaaaaaaaataataataaaataataataaaataataataataatataataataaaataataataaaataataataataaaataataataataaaataataataataaaataataataataaaataataataataaaataataataataataaaataataataataataaaataataataataaaataataataaaataaaaataaataagagaAATGTATTACGTTATGTATGTTAAGTACAATTATGATACGACATATGAGCAACATCACTTGTCACTTCAAATATTTCTATAGATAAAGCGTGTGAAAAGTTGTCAAAGAATTATATCCTTAATGTTCTATATGATTAATGCGCTATATGTTTATTGTACTATATGTTTATTGTACTATATGCTTATTGTACTATATGTTTATTGTACTATATGTTTATTGTACTGTATGCTTATTGTACTATATGTTTATTGTACTATATGCTTATTGTACTATATGTTTATTGTACTGTATGCTTATTGTACTATATGTTTATTGTACTATATGCTTATTGTACTGTATGCTTATTGTACTATATGTGTATTGTACTGTATGTGTATTGTACTATATGTGTATTGTACTATATGCTTATTGTACTATATGTGTATTGTACTGTATGCTTATTGTACTATATgcttattgtattatatgtgCATTGTACTGTATGTGTATTGTACTATATGTGTATTGTACTATATGCTTATTGTACTATATGTGTATTGTACTGTATGCTTATTGTACACTAATTAGTTTTAAAAGCTTATTTTCTTTGCATTCATTTGCACTGTCTCTCATACGCAGTCGTGCTAGTCGTAATTATGATGCATTGCACTGTACTGTGTTGTATTACATTATACTGCTTTATATtgtaccattttttttttttttttccttttaaatatatttgaaattttGCTTAGGCCATTTTGAAGAGGATAAGAGTCagcttaaaaaaagaatagcaAATAGGAACAAATACTGCGtaatccaaaaaaaaaaaaaaaaaaaaaaaaaaaatttgcatttAGTCAACATAACATGTTTGCATTTGAacttttttatccttttacaGAATCAAGAAAAAGATGAATTAAAAGACATATTTTACAAGTTGAGAAGTAGCAGTAATGAATTACACAcataattttacaatttcccctcttcatatacatatattcgaTACACGTAAAAATGTGTAATGTCTGTGTAAGTGATATGTGTACTTATGGTGCATGTACAAATGGCGCATGTATGCGTGatgtatataaacatatgaatAATTCTCTTTCTTCCTTTTACGTAGACGAAAAGACCAACATAAGTTTTTTTGACAAAATAAAGCTAAACAAATTGTTAGggaagaataaataaatatccAGAAGCAACATGATTTTGAGTAGGACAGAACGAAAAAAAGTCtacattacaaaaaaaaaaaaaaaaaaaaaaagaaactacCATATGCAACATGACGGATTTTTCGTTCGTACTCATCGAGACTAAACAAAGGAGCttgttttgtttatttatttatttttttttttctccgttacttcctttttttttttttttctgataaCAAATGTGCAGCAGGTACACTAAATAATATGCAacattttgctttatttttcccGGATGATACACCAGTATGGATGTACTGTTCTTCTAGTATAGAAAGTTTTAATgacgaaattttttttgtttattatgcataaaattattatttaataggATTATGACTTCGTCTAAAATTGCCAGAAGAGTATGTACATGAGAGTTTCTTCCcatttcatattttgtacttttgtcaaaagaaatatttgtttCCTCATCTTTCCTCTCTTTCTGTTTGATAATTTcttgaaaattattaacgaaaattttcatttttgtttctaTCGCTtgtaattctttaaaaaattcctttttattttttttcttttcaatggctaattttttttttagtatatttttgtgctgtattaaatattcatatatttgcGAAAAATTAGTCATATTGTTAGCACTACAATTATTTGaactataattattattattaccattgtTGTTACCATTATTAtcgttatcattattattactattattaccattattgttaccattattattattattttttatttttttttttttttcgcctTGTTTTAGAATTTCCAGCtgatttattaatttatttttttttatcaatctGTAGTACAAgttttcctctttttccttttcagcTGTTTCGTTTGCTTCTCTTGTTGCATCATTGGTCGTCTCATCAGCTCTGAAGGTGTAATCCCCTCCTTTTATCGTATCAAAATTGACAACATCCCATATTTTTGTcttatctttattatttatttgatcgttcatgtacattttttttatgtactgCTTGATTTCACTGGCAGGGATTTTCACATGCATCATCTCTTCATCTGCATCATGTTGTATTGATGCTACTGGATGTGGTTTATATCTTGCACAGTCATCATTTTTTCGAGCTCCTTTGCACCAGATTCGATCTCTGTGAATTGGAAAAATGgttcgtaaaaaaaaaaaaaaataaaataaaaaataaaataataataataataataataataataataaagcgaaaagaaatagtataaaatgaaatgaaaaaaagaaattaattcTGTGTGGAATATGGCAATCCTCAGTGATTATCAGATGACAGAGTGTGCAGCGTAAATGTTAAGGTACACGAGAACCAGTTGTCAAAGGTAATTTGCATACATATgctcatacatatatatatgtatgagcatatgtatgcatatatttgtatgtaggTGCCTCCTATGTGCTGAATATTTAAGCTACAACTGAGTTGCACCCAACAGCACTTTagtttcttttcttttttttaagaacGCATCATCATATGATTATACCCTGCATGAGTGGGAGATGGGGAttcattttctaaatttttcataatatgacaataaattttttctatattttcttttctcatgttttttccaaaatattttatttgttcattgaTATAGTTTTTCATTTGGTTGTCTAGATGTATACTATGGTGAATATGATCCAgagtacatttttttttttctggaAAAATATGGTAATTCGTATACACATCTTTATACATACTAGAACGAATTTTACCTTCACTCActgcatttttatttgcacTACTTAGAAGCAAAGACAAACGACAGTATGGATCCTTCctattttgaataatattagaattaatttcatacttaaatttttttctttttttttttttgtttttttcttccttccTACTGTTATTTAAATTGTTCTTATTAGTCATACTTTTGTGGGTTGAAcgttttcttattatattccctttgtaattatattttataatttttttcaacaaTTGTCCTTCTAATAAtcttgttaaaaaatatttcttggATTTGTTTAATCTAATTTCCTTCTCTGATATATTGtctataattttcttttcatttaaatatacataatttattttttgttttgaatTTCTAGTTATCCTATTTCTTAACCCCTCCTGTGTTGTATGTAATAAATCTTTCGTAAAATTTCTGAATGGCTCATTATTCATTAACGTGCTTGATGAATTCTTTTTCGACGGTTTAATAAGAACTAGTGCATTATTAATTGTTACCTTCCTCTTATTTGTAAATTCCCCTTTTACTTCTATGTTTGATAGAAGGTCTTTCTTGTTCGTTTTGTCCTTATCTGTATCTCTATCTTTAAcgttaaatttatatttatatttatatttatcccTATTTTTATCTCGGTAATCATTTATAACACCCTCATCGATGTCTTTTATTATGCAAcgcttatttattttttcctccGTAAATTCCTCGTGACTGCCTGAAGTTACATTCTTTTCGCTTGCACTGGAATAATACATCAAATCGCTATGAGCTCTAggtatattatgaatatggtcagaatttttttttttttttttttctgacatatttatgtttattctGCACGCGTTGTCTTCACCAACACTATGTTTATTCTTCATGTTGCCCTTATCGAACATTTGTCTgtcttttacatttttcctatatatgttttcatttttgccttttattttttttttatcataagtAGCTCTTATGAGATCTCGTTCCTCACTAACGCAAGGTGAAGAAATTGAAGTCATAATGTCGGGTAGGACATTATTGCGTGAGTAAAGAGTATTTTGCATAATGTGTTTGCATTCAGGGAAATAATTCATATCCGCATTTTTCTCTGCATGAACATGTTTATTTTCACTCTCACTCTCATTGTCATTCTCATTATCACTTTCACTTTCACTTTCACTTTCATCCCAATCCCCAcgctcatttatttttttttttctttttaaaatttttattttcccacAAATTGGCCTAACTGCACTCCCTTGACCTATTAATTTCGTATGTGCATTAATAACATGCATTTCATTCTTTGTAGCAGCacatttaaaatgtattttgtgattctttattttgttcagtTCTGTcaaattttccattttcatttttttttttttattgcctTTAATTCCCAAATAGCTAGCTATTGTGGATATTTCCTGATCTGTGCATGTAACATTTTTCGGGGAATTACTAAGACAGtttgcaaaatttttttttttttctctgtCATTAGGACATCCATCACAAAACTGTCCTTTAAAATTTGTGTGCACGTTGTTAATATAATCATTTGAGTTAAGAACGTTGCGCTTTTCTTgcattttaatttcatttataaagaAACTGCCCTcctttttatgtttaaacAACTCGCCTAACTTGGTTAATTTATCAAGGAATGCGTAAAATGTAACATGGCCTTCTGCGTCCTCAGCTTGAGTAACCTGTTCATATACCTCCTTCGCTGCATTGTCCATAAGTGTGGTTTGGTTCTTCTTGTtctttttatcctttttgttctttttgttctttttatccttttttttctttttttctttttgttcttttttttctttttttctttttgttcttttttttctttttgttctttttgttctttttatccttttttttctttttttctttttgttcttttttttctttttttctttttgttcttttttttcttttttttctttttcccctttttttcctttttttcctttttttccttttttttcttttttttcttttttcccttttttccaGTGTAGAGCTATTTAATCTCTTTTAAATTGGCTTTTTCTGCATTCTTATGGTACCTTTATGCcctttataaaataaaagaactaTCATATCAtagttcttatttttatgccTTTTCCCAATTATACTTAATTGTATCATTTaatctttgttttttttttctgaccATGTacagaatattattttgtaaacgTCTGTTTAATTTTCCTCGGTATGGATATTGTTAAAATAGCATTTTCCTAAAATGATATTGTTTCGATTAATATAACGTAAACTAGTGAAGTTTccaataaaaattttatttccttagtagtaggaaaaataatatatactactTTGAAATCTGCGTTGGTTTGCATTACTTATCACGTCCTCCTCTTAGCAAAACATTTACTCAGACAAACACCAAATTGAAaggaacaaaaataaaaacaaaacgaaacaaaaaatatagaacaaaaaaagcCATAACAAATACAGAACAAAACAAAgcgaaacaaaaaaaaaggtagaaCAGGTATACACATCAAACATCTAGTAAGGGCTGCCATGCAAAAGTGCTTAAATAAGTAATGACCCAACTTTTATTACGTTAATTAAAATGAGGTGTTACATTGTATATAACAATACGAAGGGAAAATATGTAAGCGAAACATTATCAGAagatacataataataatagtagaaCAAAATGAGGATTTATgatcataaaaaatttttaaaataagtacTTTGCAACGTACAACAAAATATTGTGTAACAGATTTTttggaagaaaaaagaataaaataaaataaataaataaatatataaatctgTTCTACTACAACAAAGAAtgtatttcctttttaaccAAATTACAAATTGttcaaatttatatatatatttgtatatatatatatatatatatatatatgtatatgtgtaagaacaaaatgttatattaaaagCGTTTTTGCGAGGAAAATTTCTTGCTTATagaagaaaatgtaaaagtaCACCCCCTTTCATATAGTCATTAGGGTAGCTAACCCCAAATTAACGAAGCTACACATctgcacattttttttttttaagcttATCCTTTATTCGTATGAAAGGGGAGTTCCATATTACCCTATATATACTTACGTATCTTTTCTCATGCCTTTGCCAAGGTTatagctatttttttttttttttttttttttatgtataatagtTTTAAAACTGTTTTTCGCACATtattgaaaagaaaaaaataaagttccCTTTTGTAATCTGGCAcaatttatgcatataaatatatacacataaatatatgcatataaatatatacatataaatatatacatataaatatatacatatataatatatatatacatataaatatatacatataatatatacatataaatatatacatataaatatatacatataaatatatacatataatatatacatataaatatatacatataaatatatacatataaatatatacatataaatatatacttatatatatatatatacatacaaatatatacatacatacagatatatacatacaaatatttacatctatgcatatatatatagatgtatatgcatgtatttgTGTATGTACGTAAGGGAAGATATTTATTGCTGCCACTTTGGAAAAATTTTGACGTTTCGTTATGACCAAAGTTCAGGCATTGATAGGGGacgagaaataaaaattagcGAAGATGACCATGTTAAGGTTACAGCAAAAGAAAGAAACACATGAATGAACAAAATTTGGGGCATCATTAAAAAGTGGTACTCTTGAGAAGTATTAGGCAAATTAGTGAGGAAAAAGGAAGAGGACgagaaagaagaaataagaaaaagacGAGGAAGAGGAAGACAAAATAGGGATACATATCCCCATTTGCATGCAATACCCACGAGGAGCGGTAAACATGCGAGTAATAGGCTGGATAACCATCGCCTACGGCGTGATAGCGCACTTTCACATGACCACGTGCATACATTTTTTGGAAAGGGCAAGAAATAATGTGTTActaaaaaataggaaaagtAGTTTGTacaaattagaaaaaagacaaaatgGGGAAAAGCGAATGGagcatttttttgtaataaataaaataaagaacagAAATATGCATAGAAGAAATAGCGTAAACATGGAAAATTCCAACATGGATAATAATAGATTggctttattaaaaaatttagaagatgaaacaaaaattattactcAGTCACCTGAGTGGAATGAAAAAATGCcattaatagaaataaataatttgcaTGCAATAGAAATAGAAGGAGGAAAGGAAATACTGAAGGGAATAAatttaagtatttatttaGGTGAAAAACATGCTATTATGGGAAGAAATGGTTCAGGAAAGTCAACACTTACTAAGGTAATAGCTGGTCATCCATATTATAAAGTGACAGATGGGAATATGAAATTTAAAGGATTAGATTTAAATACATTAGCAGTAAATGTTAGATCATTATGTGGTATCTTTTTAGCTTTTCAATACCCTATAGAATTGCCAatggtaaaaaataatgaatttttaCGTGCTGCATTAAATAGCCATAGGAAACATAGAAATGAGTCAGAAATAAGTGCATCTGAATTTGATCTTTTAATGattgaagaaataaaaaaggttgGATTAACATCGGAATTTTTAGATAGACCTGTTAATTATGGTTTTAGTGGtggtgaaaaaaaaaggaatgaaATTTTACAAATGCTAATTTTAAAACCATCTTTTTGTATTCTAGATGAAACGGATTCAGGTTTAGATGTAGACTCTTTCAAATTAACATCTAATGTTATCACAAATTTTTCAAATCAGAATAACTCCTTTTTAATTGTAACTCACTATAAGAAATTGCTGGAATTACTAAAACcgaattttattcatattatgcACCAAGGGAAAATTATAGAAACTGGAGATTATTCTATAGTTGATAAAGTAGAGTCCAAAGGTTATTCTCAATTTGTTAAGGATTAGCATGTAACACTAATTCCGTcaggaatatatattatttagtaGTATTTTTAACTCCTACATTGTTTTATCCACATTGTTTTATCCACATTGTTTTATCCACATTgtttaagaattttttttttttttaaattcgtCCTTAcataaacaatattttttgaaaaggataataatatatatgtaccataattttaaattgaGTGCTGTATTCCTTTTTCGGAGTAATACTACATTGTAGTAGACAGttttatttaactttttatctctacatacatgtatacgcAATATGTGTGTGTTATAAGCGAATTATCGTGGGTGACTGTGCCACGTGTATTACTGTGGGTATGACGTTTCTTTATTTCAAACCATTTGGTAATAAATTAAGTAtaatttgctttttttttttttttttttttttttttttgactcGTATGACTCTGATttgtacaaaatttttatattttaataatttcttacaattccttttttgtcttaaaaccatttttttgttccataAATTGTTTCCCGTTTGAGAACAGTAACTTGGGGTTAATATTAACACAAATATAAACACACGTACGTGTGTACAaacacacaaatatatatacccacatatgtatatataaacacatatatgggtaaatatacatacatatacattttttacttttaattgGATCTCCCTCCCcctttaaaaatgaattgtGCATAATATTTACTAATATTTTACGGGAAAATCTGAACATGtcataaaaatttcttttaaaaaaaaaaaaaaaaaaaaaaattaaataagctAGCTCATTTTTTACACTTACACACAACTTATACAAATACAAACATATGGAAGAGGAACATATAACGTTGCTTTTTTCCACTTGTATGAAGGCATACTTTTAGTATCCTTAAATTGCGACAACATGAAAATCTGATAGcatatctttttataattatatctCTTCGTTCTTAATCTATGAATTGTGTTTTATACAATTGGAGcaatattgttattttaacttcctttttctttttcttttttttttaaaaaaaaaattataccactttagcattttatttttgttgaCGTGCAAAGtattgaaaaaagaataagaaatttttttttttttatcactgGGAACAAGTAcaggaaaaaggaaataggAGCAATAAATGACTAGTACGTGAAAAGCAGTTAAGTTATAAGCACTGATAAGTGGCGGTAGGAAGCAAATAACACAACGCTCTGTAGTCAATTATAGCATTGaacagaaaataaaatataatatagtttaatacaataaaatgtaatacaGTACAGTATACT from Plasmodium malariae genome assembly, chromosome: 13 includes these protein-coding regions:
- the PmUG01_13044700 gene encoding conserved Plasmodium protein, unknown function: MGKGEPLDLLRELPPINNTISYEQMSSADGSPSCLAKNREQLFILANAPRGREFNDSCVDKLKIAEQIKNEIINEQLHLVLVLYSQILKEKRYRNTRKRAIYEKVDGTISAAIELYSLMETQEESKKKGSIKEICSICDCLYDLLVQYENEDGDNISASSIAITEEKEKEKDKQKKQKKQKQKKQKQKKQKQKKQKKQNESLNELTDELSDNKEFKFRHNNNPAKGATQHATLASKGEPVEDEELTQDIEKTIGMDLRDKELEKRFCVESDKANNLSMICSFLNTPNGKEFHLNSNYSLQRSIRCLYCAETLNDKRNDNIQRRIKPIKFFKSNYGNMMFLRNREELIQKFTKIVEKKKEKRKKKKKNNNNNSNSNNNSNNNSNSNNNSNNNSNSNNNSYNNSNNNNNNSNSNSNSNNNNNNNNNNNNINNSNNSNNNNNNSNIKNKYYVKKNTNQMNMVRNDIDVQNTPLSHNEKKIELKELRSIILDTNRVITTFRVDRKGNIVTVMKLLARDGFTQRVIHLSEYDYFFVNAEDVDAKERTTNRMEDAEEEKCIDNEDSFRGDKIIFYIGNKKVLFDKKKKEKIIFHMDELGNMKKNKYKKISSINSKNILVKTYEEDEWSDEQVDFCYLRDNKHKEKIVFKKNKNGKGENKIIYHHNELTNSKDNFSLYKRNVLNVKEVNLYDDDEAILYSLRQNEKKRKMWIIRTPSVSSNIEEKEGEKKKNTNVKKNVNKNKYSNTSNHIYKYSGKHVDKYTNSSESRSNCGKDILAGRLELYKNISGINEMNQLDIFTTLKKRKEKFLREIYLFNKEEALPIRKYPKARKIKSHIKVRNEKEITTKGWLNGQIREEGQGERKKQEKRGGRSNLNELHKMKNKVKKVIKDATPQGVNDYEVSKAEKKIIKESVGEKKKKKKKKDDMISIEVSSKNKTKKKYIMLKGKCLKEEREDERWGKSMESNRTATRNGVPSSNNTTTCAETNKPYENLYLEKANKSASITSDYISINKLASNIEGNSRPENFIEKEIKETNKKIEDFVFNENLKNICITSHTLAKKNSKNCIQYLTRNKKLPLPNLTPSSKQNRARGVKKPYGGSDVDRSSVNSNGVNNHDVDYHNDEYHNDEYHNDEYHNDEYHNDEYHNDEYHNDEYHNDEYHNVDYHNDEYHNDEYHNDGDSSVKYPFQTISRSPNRERAKRKDSPMSRSKSKHEKYTNINNMNGNNISSISSYHLEESSTKEKKNFEKNPLTNQSSVQLNNRMLSGSLSQSSRYMKSKQRTSEQDNQIESSAEGKILKERNEIVEKDKSKGGVKQMDTEQEKRREYLSRAEKNIITRKCTISFDYSTRKLSITRKRKIFGIDIDKMAIEEIPTYSEKVAIVRLIILEKNCKTLLIETDNLTALQYLGDEIGWRNKQKACEKLSKNYILNAILKRIRVSLKKEYEKTNISFFDKIKLNKLLGKNK
- the PmUG01_13044800 gene encoding conserved Plasmodium protein, unknown function, producing the protein MDNAAKEVYEQVTQAEDAEGHVTFYAFLDKLTKLGELFKHKKEGSFFINEIKMQEKRNVLNSNDYINNVHTNFKGQFCDGCPNDREKKKNFANCLSNSPKNVTCTDQEISTIASYLGIKGNKKKKMKMENLTELNKIKNHKIHFKCAATKNEMHVINAHTKLIGQGSAVRPICGKIKILKRKKKINERGDWDESESESESDNENDNESESENKHVHAEKNADMNYFPECKHIMQNTLYSRNNVLPDIMTSISSPCVSEERDLIRATYDKKKIKGKNENIYRKNVKDRQMFDKGNMKNKHSVGEDNACRININMSEKKKKKNSDHIHNIPRAHSDLMYYSSASEKNVTSGSHEEFTEEKINKRCIIKDIDEGVINDYRDKNRDKYKYKYKFNVKDRDTDKDKTNKKDLLSNIEVKGEFTNKRKVTINNALVLIKPSKKNSSSTLMNNEPFRNFTKDLLHTTQEGLRNRITRNSKQKINYVYLNEKKIIDNISEKEIRLNKSKKYFLTRLLEGQLLKKIIKYNYKGNIIRKRSTHKSMTNKNNLNNSRKEEKNKKKKRKKFKYEINSNIIQNRKDPYCRLSLLLSSANKNAVSEGKIRSSMYKDVYTNYHIFPEKKKCTLDHIHHSIHLDNQMKNYINEQIKYFGKNMRKENIEKIYCHIMKNLENESPSPTHAGDRIWCKGARKNDDCARYKPHPVASIQHDADEEMMHVKIPASEIKQYIKKMYMNDQINNKDKTKIWDVVNFDTIKGGDYTFRADETTNDATREANETAEKEKEENLYYRLIKKNKLINQLEILKQGEKKKKIKNNNNNGNNNGNNSNNNDNDNNGNNNGNNNNYSSNNCSANNMTNFSQIYEYLIQHKNILKKKLAIEKKKNKKEFFKELQAIETKMKIFVNNFQEIIKQKERKDEETNISFDKSTKYEMGRNSHVHTLLAILDEVIILLNNNFMHNKQKKFRH
- the SufC gene encoding ABC transporter I family member 1, putative — translated: MRVIGWITIAYGVIAHFHMTTCIHFLERARNNVLLKNRKSSLYKLEKRQNGEKRMEHFFVINKIKNRNMHRRNSVNMENSNMDNNRLALLKNLEDETKIITQSPEWNEKMPLIEINNLHAIEIEGGKEILKGINLSIYLGEKHAIMGRNGSGKSTLTKVIAGHPYYKVTDGNMKFKGLDLNTLAVNVRSLCGIFLAFQYPIELPMVKNNEFLRAALNSHRKHRNESEISASEFDLLMIEEIKKVGLTSEFLDRPVNYGFSGGEKKRNEILQMLILKPSFCILDETDSGLDVDSFKLTSNVITNFSNQNNSFLIVTHYKKLLELLKPNFIHIMHQGKIIETGDYSIVDKVESKGYSQFVKD